The Canis lupus dingo isolate Sandy chromosome 8, ASM325472v2, whole genome shotgun sequence genome has a segment encoding these proteins:
- the RTL1 gene encoding LOW QUALITY PROTEIN: retrotransposon-like protein 1 (The sequence of the model RefSeq protein was modified relative to this genomic sequence to represent the inferred CDS: deleted 1 base in 1 codon), which produces MIEPSEDSFETMMERKNPSSKQMESSEGSSNTTVETSGSGAQEAAGPASGPAQGMKELPIDLRQDMEEPSSGPHREIKDPPNDLLQDLEESRNGSHQEVGDPSGEAPGTTEEASVNPRGARNKHGSDTDLASGREEEEQLEEEPETSEFMATVRSIISLYFRMQDLREQQRVAEEILMEAINAGRLPVPVNFSGDRREYHEFIVLCQLILQSYPSMFYNDRLRVGYIMCHLSGMALEWARALMNENSSLMSDFPAFLEAMSGMFEYRQAQRVAEDAMFNIRQGSRTAIEYINEFQGLVPTLGWSDEVLQAHLCQGLNEEIRHYLFRVPQPDSLESLIVLVLQIEEKLAERRAMLRLPPEARPRNLTWIDSPAPERWMVSSWLPCDARPAIDRNHLFLLLLVRVNPYHSVAVQALVDSGAGGNFMDERFAQEHYVELYEKPYPQMVQGVDGSLIGNEPVWLYTEPLVCIHQNHQESIEFDIVPSPNFSVILGIKWLRIHTPEVDWVRGRCTFHSPYCLQKCFRPPPPCIALERHAISLLPGLPPLYSDLADVFNPKEADDETSDQPSSDGSDDLSESEPSELQQAGDSDHSETFYECPSIAPWEPVGAGMQESARPRDDNWNAESMLTDKQDYIQIIPELFDQLHGATWFTKLELRGTIVEESMNIHQAEDVWKTAFGFELPKMKSYKPFPLSSDPVIPQNVLHFILKDMLGYFVLSYGQDVVVYSMSQEEHFQHVRQVLVRFRHHHVYCSLDRSQFHRHTVEFMGFVLTPKGVKLNKTIVTTVTGYPTPGSKKSLKHLLRFILPYQHFVERFSVIIEPLVRLLLNAPTFSWGDEEQEAFECLKRAFRKAPLLHHPKPQNPFYLETGVTKTALHASLIQIDEQTGKRVSCAFYSRIISPIEVAYSQLEMKILPIRASFMVWCRYLENTEEPIMILLNTEDLASLNNDRLTVLLPGHWVFFFSHFNFDVMERPAQEGGRPLPPVRNLTRRAFQHNTATRSRSLFTTGGYFGDRSLDSEEDDETEDASNQDEPNGRNLQQEFLALIPIDQIFHSFLAHFSVAQIRAVILHFFRGLLFWKDTLAVAALLVLLKLKRRLSMLPTPAWAAVRPPQRRWLRLGQAATLVPGSGTATAIAQLLTQVPPTVGTSAVPAQELAGLLLGPGHRQQRALLPLTRRGLQLTPGFWLLLCDFFGVRVGAWEGARPLPGGTRYLELHVVGDEDVVLREALQDDLQRYRQCGLHDGLQDTSQDEQENDVQEALSTDTPMVLQPLRHLPVPSEVLAFLSRHPPRVRSAYGQPDPVAQELAARALLRFLTTVYAQAPPAPIWAGQPRGEARLEELPDGEDNASLK; this is translated from the exons ATGATAGAACCCTCTGAAGACTCATTTGAGACGATGATGGAGCGTAAGAATCCATCATCAAAACAAATGGAGTCCTCCGAGGGCTCATCCAACACCACCGTGGAGACATCAGGCAGCGGCGCGCAGGAGGCGGCGGGGCCCGCCAGTGGCCCAGCCCAGGGAATGAAAGAGCTGCCCATTGATCTCCGCCAAGACATGGAGGAGCCATCCAGTGGCCCACATAGGGAAATTAAGGATCCACCCAATGACCTACTCCAAGACCTGGAGGAGTCACGCAATGGTTCACATCAGGAAGTGGGGGATCCATCCGGTGAGGCACCTGGCACAACGGAAGAAGCATCAGTCAACCCAAGGGGAGCCCGAAACAAACACGGCAGCGACACTGACCTGGCCagcgggagggaggaggaggagcagctggAAGAGGAGCCCGAGACTTCGGAGTTCATGGCCACGGTGAGATCCATCATCTCTCTGTACTTCCGCATGCAAGACCTCAGAGAGCAACAAAGAGTAGCAGAAGAGATCTTGATGGAAGCGATCAACGCAGGCCGACTGCCCGTCCCGGTAAACTTCTCCGGCGACCGCAGAGAATACCACGAGTTCATCGTGCTCTGCCAACTGATCCTACAAAGCTACCCGAGCATGTTCTACAACGACCGCCTGCGAGTGGGGTACATCATGTGCCACCTCTCGGGCATGGCCTTAGAATGGGCCAGGGCTCTGATGAATGAAAACAGCTCCCTGATGAGCGACTTCCCCGCCTTCCTGGAGGCCATGTCAGGTATGTTCGAGTACCGCCAGGCGCAGCGTGTGGCCGAAGATGCCATGTTCAACATCAGGCAGGGGAGTCGCACCGCCATCGAATACATCAATGAGTTCCAGGGCCTGGTACCCACCTTGGGCTGGTCGGACGAAGTCCTGCAGGCCCACCTGTGCCAGGGGCTCAACGAGGAAATCAGGCACTATCTGTTCCGCGTCCCGCAGCCGGATTCGCTCGAAAGTCTCATCGTGCTCGTCCTGCAGATAGAAGAAAAGCTGGCAGAGCGAAGGGCGATGCTCAGGCTGCCCCCAGAGGCTCGCCCACGGAACCTGACCTGGATCGACTCACCTGCCCCGGAGAGGTGGATGGTTAGCAGCTGGCTGCCCTGCGACGCCCGGCCCGCCATCGACCGCAACcacctcttcctgctgctcctggTCAGGGTGAACCCCTACCACAGCGTCGCGGTTCAGGCCCTGGTCGACTCAGGGGCGGGCGGCAACTTCATGGATGAGAGGTTTGCCCAAGAGCACTATGTCGAGCTCTACGAGAAGCCCTACCCGCAGATGGTCCAAGGCGTGGACGGCTCACTGATCGGCAACGAACCTGTCTGGCTCTACACCGAGCCCCTGGTGTGCATCCATCAGAACCACCAGGAGTCCATCGAATTCGACATCGTTCCGTCCCCCAACTTCTCCGTGATATTAGGCATCAAGTGGCTCCGGATCCACACCCCCGAAGTCGACTGGGTCAGAGGCCGCTGCACCTTTCACTCTCCCTACTGCCTGCAGAAGTGCTTCCGCCCGCCCCCACCATGCATCGCACTGGAAAGACATGCCATCAGCCTGCTGCCCGGACTGCCGCCCCTGTACTCCGACCTGGCCGACGTGTTTAACCCGAAGGAAGCAGATGATGAGACTTCCGACCAGCCAAGCTCAGACGGATCCGATGATCTTTCTGAATCAGAGCCCTCTGAGCTTCAGCAGGCTGGAGACAGTGATCACAGCGAGACCTTTTACGAATGTCCCTCCATCGCGCCGTGGGAACCTGTGGGTGCCGGGATGCAAGAAAGTGCCAGGCCGCGGGATGACAACTGGAACGCGGAGAGCATGCTGACCGACAAACAAGACTACATACAGATCATTCCAGAACTATTCGACCAGTTACACGGAGCTACATGGTTCACGAAGCTGGAGCTGCGGGGGACCATCGTGGAGGAAAGCATGAACATACACCAAGCGGAGGACGTATGGAAAACAGCGTTTGGTTTCGAGCTCCCAAAGATGAAGAGCTACAAGCCCTTTCCACTATCCTCAGACCCGGTCATCCCTCAGAACGTGCTCCACTTTATCCTAAAGGACATGCTCGGCTACTTCGTGCTCTCTTACGGGCAGGACGTCGTGGTCTACTCAATGAGCCAGGAAGAACACTTCCAACACGTCCGCCAAGTCCTGGTCCGCTTCCGACACCACCACGTCTACTGCTCGCTGGACAGAAGCCAGTTCCACCGACACACGGTCGAATTCATGGGATTTGTCCTCACCCCCAAAGGGGTGAAACTGAACAAGACCATCGTGACCACCGTGACGGGGTACCCCACCCCTGGCTCTAAGAAGTCCCTGAAACACCTGCTCCGCTTCATCCTGCCCTACCAGCACTTCGTGGAGCGCTTCAGCGTCATCATAGAGCCCCTGGTGAGGCTGCTGCTGAACGCCCCAACGTTCTCCTGGGGAGACGAGGAGCAAGAGGCCTTCGAGTGCCTGAAGCGGGCTTTCCGCAAGGCGCCCCTCCTGCACCACCCCAAGCCGCAGAACCCCTTCTACTTGGAAACTGGCGTCACCAAGACAGCTCTGCACGCCTCCCTGATCCAGATAGACGAGCAGACCGGCAAGAGAGTCTCCTGCGCTTTCTACTCCCGAATTATCTCGCCTATCGAAGTCGCCTACTCTCAACTGGAAATGAAGATTCTTCCAATAAGGGCTTCCTTCATGGTGTGGTGCCGCTACCTGGAGAACACCGAGGAGCCCATCATGATCCTTCTCAACACAGAGGATCTAGCCTCTCTGAATAATGACAGGCTCACCGTACTTCTCCCCGGGCATTGGGTCTTCTTCTTCTCCCACTTCAACTTTGACGTCATGGAGCGGCCTGCGCAAGAGGGCGGCCGGCCTCTGCCACCCGTGAGAAACCTCACCCGAAGGGCTTTCCAGCACAACACTGCCACCCGGTCCAGGTCCCTGTTCACTACGGGAGGGTATTTCGGGGATCGGTCCCTAGACTCGGAGGAAGACGATGAGACTGAAGACGCATCGAACCAGGACGAGCCCAACGGGCGGAACCTCCAGCAGGAGTTCCTGGCTCTGATACCAATCGATCAAATATTCCACAGCTTCCTCGCCCACTTCAGCGTGGCCCAGATCAGGGCCGTCATCCTGCACTTCTTCCGGGGCCTCCTCTTCTGGAAGGACACCCTGGCCGTGGCAGCACTCCTGGTGCTGCTGAAGCTGAAGCGGCGCCTCTCCATGCTGCCCACGCCCGCCTGGGCGGCCGTGCGGCCCCCGCAGAGGCGCTGGCTGCGCCTCGGCCAGGCCGCGACCCTCGTCCCCGGCAGCGGCACGGCCACCGCCATCGCTCAGCtcctcacccaggtgccccccaccgtGGGCACGAGCGCCGTCCCGGCCCAAGAGCTGGCC GGACTGCTCCTGGGCCCCGGCCACCGGCAGCAACGCGCCCTGCTCCCCCTGACCCGCCGGGGCCTGCAGCTCACACCCGGCTTCTGGCTGCTGCTGTGTGACTTCTTCGGGGTCCGAGTTGGCGCGTGGGAGGGAGCCCGCCCCCTCCCGGGGGGCACCCGCTATCTGGAGCTGCACGTCGTGGGTGATGAAGATGTCGTCTTGCGAGAAGCCCTGCAAGACGACCTGCAACGTTACCGTCAGTGTGGCCTGCATGACGGCCTGCAAGACACCTCGCAGGACGAGCAGGAGAACGACGTGCAGGAGGCCCTCAGCACCGACACCCCCATGGTCCTGCAGCCCCTCCGACACCTCCCCGTGCCCTCCGAAGTCCTCGCCTTCCTGAGCCGACACCCGCCCCGGGTCCGCAGCGCCTACGGGCAGCCTGACCCCGTCGCCCAGGAGCTGGCAGCCAGGGCCCTGCTCCGCTTTCTGACCACGGTCTACGCACAGGCACCACCGGCCCCCATCTGGGCGGGCCAGCCCCGGGGGGAAGCCAGGCTGGAAGAGCTGCCTGACGGCGAGGACAATGCGAGCCTCAAGTGA